One genomic segment of [Limnothrix rosea] IAM M-220 includes these proteins:
- the dacB gene encoding D-alanyl-D-alanine carboxypeptidase/D-alanyl-D-alanine-endopeptidase: MMFKQTMAIAAGLMPLSSLVFSPIAYAQVENTCNLEAQISNILNSEKYNQAQWGIAIQDLTQDTLVYGKNANTLFVPASNAKLFTTAAALEKIDTDYQFATKVYAIGYGSNLEKLIIRGGGDPTADTTELQDIVALLKSREISAIEQVIVDDSLFPEPDIHPTWEWSDLAFYYAPPVNSLMLDKNTVALSLTPSAVGQPAQLQTLNDENHEAIALSQWQINNQLITSEAGTNYQGSVTQTFGTNELVIKGQIPADADADIWRLSIPNPTQNVMNQLLYEFAKQGIQVNRSLVTNSEFTEYDQAFTVTTITSPSLSGILGAANRDSSNLEAESLRHFLGTLDPEKTGAQVITETLIKLGVTENSFVIKDGSGLSRHNLASPRSLVELLAAMADHPDAEVYQNSLAIAAETGTLSRRFVDTPMAGNFYGKTGTMTNVVTLSGYLELDGDRTLALSILANQSPQPASITRQGIDDIIQKIHHWGENCLGTIPTAPTL; the protein is encoded by the coding sequence ATGATGTTTAAACAAACTATGGCGATCGCCGCCGGTTTAATGCCACTCAGTTCTCTGGTGTTTTCTCCTATTGCCTACGCTCAAGTAGAGAATACTTGCAATCTAGAAGCGCAGATTTCTAATATTTTAAATAGTGAAAAATACAATCAAGCCCAGTGGGGGATCGCTATTCAAGACCTAACCCAAGACACTTTAGTTTACGGAAAAAATGCAAATACTTTATTTGTGCCCGCTTCAAATGCAAAGCTCTTTACCACAGCCGCAGCCCTAGAAAAAATTGACACAGACTATCAATTTGCGACAAAGGTTTATGCGATTGGCTATGGCTCAAATCTAGAAAAATTGATTATTCGTGGAGGAGGTGATCCCACCGCAGATACCACGGAGCTTCAGGATATTGTTGCTCTCCTGAAAAGCCGGGAAATTTCCGCCATTGAGCAGGTGATCGTTGACGATAGTTTATTCCCAGAACCCGATATTCATCCGACATGGGAATGGTCAGATTTAGCCTTTTACTATGCACCGCCAGTGAATAGTTTAATGCTAGATAAAAATACGGTTGCGCTTTCCTTAACACCAAGCGCTGTCGGACAACCAGCACAGCTTCAGACCCTTAACGATGAAAACCATGAGGCGATCGCCCTCAGCCAGTGGCAAATTAATAATCAACTCATCACCTCAGAAGCCGGCACAAACTACCAAGGATCTGTCACGCAAACCTTTGGTACGAATGAATTAGTAATTAAAGGTCAAATTCCAGCCGATGCTGATGCCGATATTTGGCGACTTTCAATTCCTAATCCGACCCAAAATGTGATGAACCAATTACTCTATGAATTCGCAAAACAAGGGATTCAAGTTAATCGCTCATTAGTCACAAATTCAGAGTTTACGGAATATGATCAAGCCTTCACTGTGACAACAATCACTTCACCATCTTTGTCAGGGATTTTAGGAGCCGCAAACCGCGATAGCAGTAATCTCGAAGCAGAAAGTTTACGCCATTTTTTAGGGACATTAGACCCAGAAAAAACAGGCGCACAGGTAATAACTGAAACGTTAATTAAACTAGGTGTCACAGAAAATAGTTTTGTCATTAAAGACGGCTCCGGTTTATCGCGTCATAATCTCGCCTCACCCCGTAGCCTTGTGGAGCTGCTCGCCGCCATGGCAGACCATCCCGATGCAGAGGTGTATCAAAATTCCTTGGCGATCGCCGCAGAAACAGGCACCTTAAGCCGTCGCTTTGTGGACACCCCCATGGCCGGAAACTTTTACGGTAAGACAGGCACAATGACCAACGTTGTGACCCTTTCCGGTTATCTCGAACTAGACGGCGATCGCACCTTGGCACTAAGTATCCTCGCCAACCAATCCCCCCAACCCGCCAGTATTACCCGCCAAGGCATAGACGATATCATTCAAAAAATTCATCACTGGGGCGAAAACTGCTTAGGGACGATCCCCACTGCTCCCACCCTATAA
- a CDS encoding PspA/IM30 family protein translates to MGLLDRLGRVVKANLNDMVSKAEDPEKVLEQAVQDMGENLVQLRQSVARAIAAQKKTEQQYNKNQIEASNWQKRAELAIGKGDEGLAREALVRKKSFADTAATLKAQLDQQNQQVNTLKENLIALESKIQEAKTKKDMLKARANAAKANAQLQNTMNNIDTSSAMGAFERMEDKIMELEAQSESINVIGSSNLEQQFAALEASSSVDDELAMLKAAAQQNTPALTGTETEDISDTPTDSATSDEDFAAVDAELEALKSQMKNI, encoded by the coding sequence ATGGGATTATTAGATCGTCTTGGTCGCGTTGTCAAAGCGAACCTCAATGATATGGTCAGTAAGGCGGAAGACCCTGAGAAGGTTCTCGAACAAGCCGTTCAGGATATGGGCGAAAATTTGGTGCAGTTGCGCCAGTCCGTTGCCCGGGCGATCGCCGCACAGAAAAAGACCGAACAGCAATACAACAAAAACCAGATCGAAGCGAGCAATTGGCAAAAACGTGCTGAACTGGCGATCGGGAAAGGTGATGAAGGTTTAGCAAGGGAAGCTTTAGTCCGTAAAAAGAGTTTTGCGGATACAGCAGCAACCCTCAAGGCACAACTGGATCAGCAAAACCAGCAGGTCAACACCCTCAAGGAAAACTTAATTGCCCTAGAGAGCAAAATCCAAGAGGCAAAAACCAAGAAAGATATGCTCAAGGCGCGTGCTAATGCGGCGAAGGCCAATGCCCAGCTCCAAAACACCATGAACAATATCGACACGAGCAGTGCGATGGGTGCATTTGAGCGGATGGAAGACAAGATTATGGAGCTAGAAGCCCAGTCTGAATCCATTAATGTGATCGGTAGCTCCAATCTAGAGCAACAGTTTGCGGCGCTCGAAGCCTCTAGCTCTGTGGATGATGAGTTGGCGATGCTGAAGGCGGCTGCCCAGCAAAACACACCCGCTCTAACTGGCACAGAAACTGAAGATATTAGCGATACACCGACGGATTCTGCCACCTCTGATGAGGATTTTGCGGCGGTGGATGCGGAGCTTGAAGCCCTTAAGTCTCAAATGAAAAATATCTAA
- a CDS encoding thioredoxin family protein gives MFIVKQRSSPLVSGSVLEITDSQFEQEVLNYDQDLLVYFWASWCGPCRLVSPSINWAAQEYGDRLKVVKLEIDPNPDAVAKCQVEGVPALRFFKAKEVVASHEGAITKQGLQSFVEAQL, from the coding sequence ATGTTTATCGTAAAGCAAAGGAGTTCACCGCTCGTGAGTGGCAGCGTTTTAGAAATCACTGATTCTCAGTTTGAACAAGAGGTTCTCAATTATGATCAGGATTTATTGGTCTATTTTTGGGCAAGCTGGTGTGGTCCCTGTCGTTTGGTGTCCCCCTCTATTAACTGGGCCGCGCAAGAGTATGGCGATCGCCTCAAGGTTGTCAAACTAGAGATTGACCCCAACCCTGATGCGGTGGCGAAATGTCAAGTTGAAGGTGTACCTGCACTGCGCTTTTTTAAGGCCAAAGAAGTGGTTGCTAGCCATGAAGGGGCGATCACCAAGCAAGGGCTACAATCTTTCGTCGAAGCACAACTTTAA
- a CDS encoding LL-diaminopimelate aminotransferase: MYFSQRLGQLSANVFADMDKAKAAAVADGHSLIDLSLGSSDLPASPVAIKTIHAALDDPSTHGYVLHRNTQDFREAIAHWYTERYGVAVDADTEVLPLIGSQEGTAHLPLVLMDPGDVALLPDPGYPSYAGGVALAGGKAHYFPLTAENQYLPDFEAIPRDILPPTRFMILSYPHNPTTGVATLDFFRKAVAFCQEHELILVHDFPYNDMFFGETPPPSALQADPEKACTIELFTFSKSFNMGGFRVAFAIGNAEVIGALRRLKAVVDFNQYAGTLSGAIAALEHDQDTISKNVAVYQARRDALVEALNASGWDVPKPDATLYVWAKLPTSWQKTSLEFCTELVAQTGVALSPGSGFGTMGEGYVRFALVREPVILRDVVDKIDSFLAL; the protein is encoded by the coding sequence ATGTACTTTTCCCAGCGACTAGGGCAGCTTTCCGCTAATGTCTTTGCAGATATGGATAAGGCGAAGGCTGCTGCTGTTGCTGATGGACACTCATTAATTGATCTATCTTTGGGTTCTTCGGATCTCCCAGCTTCTCCCGTGGCTATTAAAACGATCCATGCGGCTCTTGATGATCCCAGCACCCACGGCTATGTGCTGCACCGTAATACCCAAGATTTTCGGGAGGCGATCGCCCACTGGTATACCGAGCGTTATGGGGTGGCGGTGGATGCAGATACTGAAGTTTTACCCCTAATTGGTTCCCAAGAAGGGACTGCCCATTTGCCCCTTGTACTAATGGATCCCGGCGATGTCGCTTTATTGCCAGATCCCGGTTATCCCTCCTACGCGGGTGGGGTTGCCCTCGCGGGTGGTAAAGCCCATTATTTTCCATTGACAGCCGAAAATCAGTATTTGCCCGACTTTGAGGCTATTCCTCGCGACATTTTGCCTCCCACGCGGTTCATGATTCTTAGCTATCCCCATAACCCCACAACAGGGGTGGCGACGCTAGATTTTTTTAGAAAAGCAGTGGCTTTTTGCCAAGAGCACGAATTAATTCTCGTCCATGATTTTCCCTATAACGATATGTTTTTTGGGGAAACGCCGCCGCCCTCTGCCCTCCAAGCTGATCCTGAAAAAGCTTGTACCATCGAACTTTTTACGTTTTCCAAGTCCTTTAATATGGGTGGTTTTCGTGTTGCTTTTGCCATTGGTAATGCTGAGGTTATTGGTGCGTTACGGCGATTAAAGGCTGTGGTGGATTTTAATCAATATGCCGGAACGCTCAGTGGGGCGATCGCCGCATTGGAGCATGACCAAGATACGATCTCGAAAAATGTTGCGGTGTACCAAGCTCGCCGTGATGCCCTTGTGGAAGCACTAAACGCATCGGGTTGGGATGTGCCCAAACCAGACGCAACGTTGTATGTTTGGGCGAAATTACCAACGAGCTGGCAAAAAACAAGTTTAGAGTTTTGTACTGAGTTAGTTGCTCAGACGGGCGTGGCTTTATCGCCGGGATCAGGCTTTGGCACAATGGGTGAAGGCTATGTGCGATTTGCCTTGGTGCGGGAACCGGTGATTTTACGGGATGTAGTAGACAAAATCGATAGTTTTTTAGCGTTGTAA
- a CDS encoding PEP-utilizing enzyme has translation MMTMTQVWGCLIVLVAAPFLGAFIVLPQQVGDRRLSRADTGLKFALELVLGAGIVLLTRQFFPSTSPWELLGLLALVMGRYWRKQEAAMIAVLGGLLLHDWQITLLVGFIGFVGLTMFRQIRWGVWEILTLITLALVIRYGNQSGYIVAAIALSGTLAWISSKAPDNRDVWRLFKPEAKFSSLDQPLNPRQAGQGAAKLSHLKQQGFPVLSGWLLGAGDDLLALLQFLQPDGDRPFMVRLSSEKPSKRFQIPIEQLADSQALESAILNTFSREDLGQQSILIQAQPQAVWSGITYSRAPLGYQDTQAPLTEVLPDLITPLIVGDRTPQQYFGLEKPKLQGKVLPERIPPIAIIREAAQLSRRLEIEFGTPQSMEWCFDGKKLWILWVRSIDCFGQVWTREYLQTLMPLPLQPLSASLFKQTGEQAIANIMNVFTPQPKPEPTQLSLSASPPEFITHYRGYSYCSHTRSNHFLETIDLSWAALPQITKARFRSILTRPALFFRYLRWDMGWQKELTQDIQRQITPILKTITLTNDIKEQPLTLAELGQNVEQLHRLLGNVLTHYLKGQIILRTRRSLLKVNVATREISQELQALMRIARDIQNLLPTEGIATRAELFATLADQPDGENIFQQIDRWLADYGHQGNYPWELAQKRWWEDPGTIRQWITELLYGKERLSQDTTGAHESGWRQGYLLRTEQRLGTVQDLMWTCLAQLRWSLLAIADHWVQVGKLDCATDIFWLRLAEVEELNIATDPQKLSLLIQHRRAVFNAERQDTAPPPLKIYGQPQIREAIADRCLDTKDPLQGQVASAAAVVAQAKCCRYLQHPPSIGKNDILIVPYLHETLFPFLPQLKGVITTQGGLFSQGARLARELRLPMIINVPNALAVIQTGQWLRLNSRTGQVELLPDDCLFINNG, from the coding sequence ATGATGACAATGACACAGGTTTGGGGTTGTTTGATTGTTTTAGTCGCAGCTCCTTTTTTGGGTGCTTTCATTGTCTTGCCGCAACAGGTTGGCGATCGCCGACTTTCTCGTGCGGATACAGGCTTAAAATTCGCCCTCGAACTTGTCCTTGGCGCAGGCATTGTTTTGTTAACGCGTCAATTTTTTCCCAGTACTTCACCGTGGGAACTTTTAGGATTACTCGCGCTTGTGATGGGACGCTATTGGCGAAAACAGGAAGCGGCCATGATTGCAGTGTTGGGGGGACTCCTCCTCCATGATTGGCAAATTACTTTATTGGTGGGCTTTATCGGCTTTGTGGGTCTCACGATGTTCCGGCAAATTCGCTGGGGGGTGTGGGAAATTTTGACCCTGATCACCTTGGCGTTGGTAATCCGTTACGGAAATCAGTCGGGATATATCGTGGCGGCGATCGCCCTGAGTGGCACATTAGCTTGGATTAGCAGCAAAGCGCCGGACAACCGTGATGTGTGGAGGTTATTTAAACCAGAGGCCAAATTTTCGAGCCTTGATCAACCTCTAAATCCACGACAGGCAGGCCAAGGGGCAGCAAAGCTGAGTCACCTTAAACAACAGGGTTTTCCTGTATTGTCCGGTTGGCTTTTGGGAGCTGGCGATGATTTACTCGCGCTACTGCAATTTCTACAACCCGATGGCGATCGCCCGTTTATGGTGCGGCTGTCGAGCGAAAAACCCAGCAAACGTTTTCAAATTCCCATTGAACAATTAGCCGATTCCCAAGCTTTAGAGTCAGCAATTTTAAACACTTTTTCCCGGGAAGATTTAGGCCAGCAAAGTATTCTCATTCAAGCTCAACCCCAAGCTGTGTGGTCGGGGATCACCTATAGTCGTGCGCCCCTCGGCTATCAAGATACCCAAGCACCGCTGACGGAAGTGTTGCCCGATCTTATTACGCCGCTCATTGTCGGCGATCGCACCCCCCAGCAATATTTTGGTTTAGAAAAACCCAAGTTACAGGGAAAAGTATTACCGGAGCGTATTCCGCCCATTGCCATCATTCGGGAAGCGGCTCAACTGAGTCGTCGTCTAGAAATAGAATTTGGCACACCCCAGTCGATGGAGTGGTGTTTTGACGGGAAAAAACTGTGGATTTTGTGGGTACGTTCGATTGATTGTTTTGGGCAAGTGTGGACGCGGGAATATTTGCAAACTCTGATGCCTCTGCCGCTCCAGCCCTTAAGCGCTTCTCTCTTTAAACAAACTGGCGAACAGGCGATCGCCAATATTATGAATGTTTTTACGCCGCAACCCAAGCCAGAGCCAACGCAACTGAGCCTGTCCGCTTCACCACCGGAATTTATTACCCACTATCGCGGCTATAGCTACTGCAGCCATACCCGAAGCAACCATTTTCTTGAGACCATTGACCTGAGCTGGGCTGCCTTACCCCAAATTACCAAGGCGCGCTTTCGTAGTATTTTGACCCGTCCGGCACTGTTTTTTCGTTATCTGCGATGGGATATGGGCTGGCAAAAAGAACTCACCCAAGACATTCAGCGGCAAATAACACCAATCCTCAAAACGATTACATTGACCAATGACATTAAAGAGCAGCCTTTAACTCTGGCTGAACTAGGGCAAAATGTCGAGCAACTGCACCGATTACTGGGTAATGTATTAACCCATTATCTCAAGGGACAAATTATTCTCCGGACAAGGCGATCGCTGCTCAAAGTTAACGTCGCGACGCGGGAAATATCTCAAGAGTTACAGGCATTAATGCGGATTGCGCGGGATATCCAAAATTTACTGCCCACAGAAGGGATCGCAACCCGAGCAGAACTTTTTGCCACCCTCGCCGATCAGCCCGATGGCGAAAATATTTTTCAACAAATTGACCGGTGGCTGGCAGATTACGGTCATCAGGGAAATTATCCATGGGAACTGGCTCAAAAACGCTGGTGGGAAGATCCGGGCACAATTCGTCAGTGGATAACGGAGCTGCTCTATGGCAAGGAGCGATTGTCCCAGGACACAACTGGGGCACATGAAAGTGGCTGGCGACAGGGCTATTTGCTGCGGACAGAACAACGTTTAGGGACTGTGCAGGATTTAATGTGGACTTGTTTAGCTCAGTTGCGGTGGTCATTGCTGGCGATCGCCGACCATTGGGTTCAAGTTGGCAAATTAGACTGTGCAACGGATATTTTCTGGTTACGCCTCGCCGAAGTGGAAGAACTAAATATTGCAACCGACCCACAAAAATTGTCTTTACTCATCCAACACCGCCGCGCTGTCTTTAATGCTGAGCGTCAAGACACTGCGCCGCCTCCCCTAAAAATTTATGGGCAACCTCAAATCCGTGAGGCGATCGCCGATCGCTGTCTAGATACAAAAGATCCATTGCAAGGACAGGTTGCTAGTGCGGCCGCCGTTGTTGCCCAGGCGAAATGTTGTCGATATTTACAGCATCCCCCCTCCATTGGCAAAAATGATATTTTGATTGTGCCCTACCTCCATGAAACCCTCTTTCCTTTCCTACCCCAACTGAAAGGCGTGATCACCACCCAAGGGGGACTTTTTTCCCAGGGGGCGAGATTGGCGAGGGAGTTACGACTACCCATGATTATTAATGTGCCCAATGCCCTAGCGGTGATTCAGACGGGACAGTGGCTGCGCTTAAATAGTCGTACGGGTCAGGTGGAACTTTTACCCGATGATTGTCTCTTTATCAATAACGGCTAG
- a CDS encoding ArnT family glycosyltransferase, with product MQRSQIFQRWFHTYEKSPLTIHILTAIALSFLGGLAFLWRLGSVGLVDETEPMFAEAARQMLVTGDWITPYYNDVTRFDKPPLVYWLMAIAYKVVGTNAWGARLPSALAAIALMVMIFMVLRTYGFSTAAATEQPDQPKTQQKLWLAALLGSALIALNLQTIVWARTGVSDMLLNACIGSSLVCFFWGYGSGGRPLNRWLPNPWYLAAYASLGLAVLAKGPVGLVLPGLTIMVFLIYLGRFWSVFLEAKPWIGALVFAGITLPWYVLVILRNGQAYLDTFFGYHNYERFTGVVNGHAAPVYFYIPVVLIGFIPWSLYLPAAIARLKLHKISEWRDQPRSAHLGIFATAWFATVFGFFTIAVTKLPSYTIPLLPAGSILVALLWSQMILEPQQKSHFFWWSGAVNVAFLGFLAGFLIYSPQVIGFDPAAPNLDSSFRNSVLPILGASIWAIAMLTAGISLFRSRLGLLLSNICAMVLFVALVLLPMGTLLDQNRQIGLRAIAATITEMRHSDEKVVMIGFEKPSLVFYAGVHVDFFEETEEAITFIDNNYPQDQETKIFLIARDKYLKKLPFDLQNNDIIQENIPYKLLYLSYDKFQ from the coding sequence ATGCAACGATCCCAGATCTTCCAGCGTTGGTTTCACACCTACGAAAAATCTCCCCTGACGATTCATATTTTGACGGCGATCGCCCTGAGCTTCTTGGGTGGCCTTGCTTTCCTATGGCGGTTGGGGAGTGTCGGTTTGGTCGATGAAACCGAGCCAATGTTTGCAGAGGCAGCGCGGCAAATGTTAGTTACGGGAGATTGGATTACACCCTATTACAACGATGTCACCCGCTTTGATAAACCGCCTTTGGTTTACTGGCTAATGGCGATCGCCTATAAAGTTGTCGGGACAAATGCCTGGGGCGCAAGATTACCCTCTGCCCTCGCGGCGATCGCCCTGATGGTGATGATCTTTATGGTGTTGCGTACATATGGCTTTTCCACAGCCGCCGCCACAGAACAACCAGACCAGCCAAAAACCCAACAAAAATTATGGTTAGCCGCCCTACTCGGTAGCGCCTTAATTGCCCTCAACCTCCAAACCATTGTCTGGGCAAGAACAGGTGTTTCGGATATGCTCCTAAACGCTTGTATTGGTAGCAGTTTAGTCTGTTTTTTTTGGGGCTACGGGAGCGGTGGTCGTCCTTTAAACCGTTGGCTCCCAAATCCTTGGTACCTTGCCGCTTACGCCTCCCTCGGTTTGGCGGTGCTTGCCAAGGGGCCTGTGGGATTGGTTTTGCCCGGGCTAACGATTATGGTTTTTTTGATTTATCTTGGTCGTTTTTGGTCAGTCTTTCTAGAGGCAAAACCCTGGATTGGGGCGCTGGTTTTCGCCGGGATCACTTTACCTTGGTATGTCCTAGTGATCCTCCGCAACGGTCAAGCTTATCTCGATACATTTTTTGGCTATCACAACTACGAAAGATTTACCGGGGTGGTTAATGGCCATGCTGCGCCCGTTTATTTTTATATACCCGTTGTTTTGATCGGCTTTATTCCCTGGTCTCTGTACCTACCTGCGGCGATCGCCCGTTTGAAGCTCCACAAAATAAGCGAATGGCGAGATCAGCCCCGCTCTGCGCATCTCGGAATTTTTGCCACCGCGTGGTTTGCCACAGTTTTCGGCTTTTTTACCATTGCCGTTACCAAACTACCGAGCTACACCATTCCACTTTTACCCGCTGGTTCAATTTTAGTGGCCTTACTCTGGAGCCAAATGATTCTAGAACCGCAACAAAAAAGCCATTTTTTCTGGTGGAGCGGCGCTGTTAACGTCGCATTCCTTGGATTTCTTGCTGGTTTTTTAATCTATAGTCCCCAAGTCATTGGTTTCGATCCCGCCGCACCAAACCTTGACAGTAGCTTCAGAAACTCAGTATTGCCGATCCTCGGAGCAAGCATTTGGGCGATCGCCATGCTGACGGCAGGCATTAGCTTATTTCGATCCCGCCTCGGACTTTTACTGAGCAACATTTGTGCCATGGTGCTATTTGTAGCACTAGTGCTGTTACCCATGGGTACACTCCTCGACCAAAACCGCCAGATCGGTCTCCGGGCGATCGCCGCAACCATTACTGAAATGAGGCATTCAGACGAAAAAGTCGTTATGATTGGGTTTGAAAAACCGAGTTTAGTATTCTACGCAGGAGTCCACGTCGATTTCTTTGAAGAAACAGAAGAGGCCATCACTTTTATTGACAATAATTATCCCCAAGACCAAGAAACAAAAATATTCCTTATTGCCCGCGATAAATACCTCAAAAAATTACCCTTTGACCTACAAAATAACGACATAATCCAAGAAAATATCCCCTACAAACTCCTATACCTCAGCTACGATAAATTCCAGTAG
- a CDS encoding circadian clock protein KaiA → MSKLLLFTLGLNSSLKKRLASLLEADRYSMQHFQCNQESYKILAEKKENIDCLITMYTAEIGEYFQPLSEAGIVLPNVILIPEKNNKETEARVKTFSYHSAEKELEIEKIDTLGLVIDQAITQFLYLAPSCTLIEKQEISKKVDGLDERQAFLLLQQRRLADKLKERLGYLGVYYKRNPQYFYRNLSPEDKHEFRQQFRADYREIVLDYFNGNPPTNQAIDQFVNQAFFADVSVSYILETHMSLMDEFAQQLKLEGRSEDILLDYRLTLIDIVAHLCEMYRRSIPKEDLPFELLFRMD, encoded by the coding sequence TTGTCTAAACTTCTCCTCTTTACCCTTGGCTTAAATAGTAGCTTGAAGAAAAGGCTTGCTTCACTATTAGAAGCAGATCGCTATAGTATGCAACATTTTCAATGCAATCAAGAATCCTACAAAATTTTGGCAGAAAAAAAAGAAAATATTGACTGTCTAATTACCATGTATACCGCTGAAATAGGCGAGTATTTTCAACCCCTATCTGAAGCAGGCATTGTTTTACCAAATGTTATTTTAATCCCAGAAAAAAACAACAAAGAAACTGAAGCTCGCGTCAAAACATTCTCCTACCATTCTGCGGAAAAAGAGCTTGAAATCGAAAAGATTGATACTCTTGGTTTGGTTATTGATCAGGCAATTACCCAATTTTTATATCTAGCACCAAGCTGCACACTGATTGAGAAACAAGAAATTTCCAAGAAAGTAGATGGCCTCGATGAACGCCAAGCTTTTTTACTATTACAGCAGCGCCGCCTCGCCGATAAACTAAAGGAAAGACTTGGGTATTTAGGTGTCTATTACAAACGTAATCCCCAATATTTTTACCGGAATCTTTCCCCTGAAGACAAACATGAATTCAGGCAACAGTTTAGAGCCGATTATCGGGAAATTGTCCTTGATTATTTTAATGGTAATCCACCGACTAATCAGGCTATTGACCAATTCGTTAATCAAGCTTTCTTTGCAGATGTTTCGGTGTCATACATTCTCGAAACCCATATGTCTCTCATGGACGAATTTGCCCAACAGTTGAAATTAGAAGGACGCAGTGAAGACATACTTTTAGATTATCGTCTAACCTTAATTGATATTGTGGCGCATCTGTGTGAAATGTACCGCCGCTCAATCCCAAAGGAGGATTTACCTTTTGAACTCCTATTCAGGATGGATTAG
- the kaiB gene encoding circadian clock protein KaiB, whose product MNPLKKTYVLKLYVAGNTPNSVRALKTLKNILEIDFKGVYALKVIDVLQNPQLAEEDKILATPTLSKVLPPPVRKIIGDLSDREKVLIGLDLLYEEFLERENDL is encoded by the coding sequence ATGAATCCCCTTAAAAAAACTTATGTTTTAAAGCTATACGTGGCTGGTAACACTCCGAATTCAGTCCGTGCTCTCAAAACGCTCAAAAATATTTTGGAAATAGATTTTAAAGGTGTGTACGCATTAAAAGTAATTGATGTCTTACAAAATCCTCAATTGGCAGAGGAAGACAAAATACTTGCTACGCCGACCCTCTCGAAAGTCTTGCCACCGCCTGTCCGAAAAATCATTGGTGATCTATCGGATCGTGAAAAAGTTCTTATTGGTTTAGACCTTTTATATGAGGAGTTTTTGGAGCGTGAAAATGATTTATGA